From a region of the Candidatus Eisenbacteria bacterium genome:
- a CDS encoding DUF2292 domain-containing protein, whose amino-acid sequence MRNDQSTTDVPTPLDRTRDALERIQTALRGLRFGTVTAVVQDGVVVQVDRTEKIRIEKRERGS is encoded by the coding sequence ATGCGAAACGACCAATCGACGACCGACGTGCCGACCCCGCTCGATCGCACCCGCGATGCGCTCGAGCGCATCCAGACGGCGCTGCGGGGCCTGCGCTTCGGGACGGTGACGGCAGTGGTGCAGGACGGGGTGGTGGTGCAGGTCGACCGGACCGAGAAGATCCGTATCGAGAAGCGCGAGCGAGGATCGTGA